From Leishmania braziliensis MHOM/BR/75/M2904 complete genome, chromosome 22:
gtgggtgtgtgggtgtgtggttAGACAAAGTCAGTTGGCGCCGCTTTTCGTTCGGCACGCGAGCGTGTCCGTTTGCGCTCCGGTGTTGGAGGCGGCAAAGCTCGGCAAGAGCAAAACTATGGAGCAAAAGTGCAGAGAcaaagcagagaaagagtTCCGTAGAAGGGccgcaaagagagaaggcggcaagCAGAGACACGTACACAAGCACTCATGgacagcgctggcgacgaagaggaagagaagcgagggGGCGAGTATATCAGAAAAGCGTAGGAGCATCGAGCcatgcacgcgcacacatacacgcacacacacacacacaaagcatGCGGATGTGTGGCGGCAGATGGTCGCATTGCTGTTGCCGCTCACGCCATTTTCTTCagtttcctccttttctcagTAACGGGggtgtgaggggggagaagagccCCGCCCATGAAGAAGCACACCGTGATAGCGCTGGAAACAAAAAGAGCGCTAAAGCAAAAGTAAAACGAAATCAGACGGTGCACTGCCACcaggtgcagcaccgccaagGTCTCCTATACATCATACACGTATGTAAGATGCGACTCatgcaccaccactaccaccacccacgcacaccacctcttcttcgGCTTGGCTCCGCTCGCCGTGCTGCTTCCGCTCTTGACCGCTTTGTGGGTGTCATTAGCGCACTCGCTTTATGGCGTCTGTGTGAAGACTCGAATCGAAGACGCCAACGCGTCGTCCAGCGGTGCGCACCAGTACGTGTGGCCTATTTCCGACTCGGTCTGCGGCAAATGCGGTGGTGACGCGGACGgcggctcctcctccagcttctcTGCGCCTCTTGAGCCGCCCGGCACAGCACCTGAACAACTTCCGTGCTCCGCCGTTCGAGCGTGCAAAGAAGTGGTGTTAGATGCGCCGTGTCTGCAGCTACTGCGCCGGCACTCCAGCTCCCACGCACGGCGCTCCATCTCTGTGATGAGTGAACGGGCAAAATGGACCTCGTGGAACACCTTCACCTCCTTAAACGGCACAAACTGGAGGCGCTTTGTGAAAAGCGCAATGCTGCCAACGTTCTTGTCAAGGATCTTGGCCACGAAGCGGGTTGCACCGcagacagcgacggcgtACTGCATGATCATGCGCACGGCTGCCTCCGCCAACCCGCGACGCCGGAACGCCGTGTCAGCCACCATCACCTCGACCTCGAACGTACGCGAGGGTGCCATGGAGGACACCGGAGTAGGTGGCGTGTTGTCACTCGACGATTTCGCAAGAGACTGCGGGGATCGGCAGCTCTGCGGCTGTCCGCAGGGGCTCGACCGGTCAAGTGCGGAAATCCCGCTAGCAACTTCATCGGTGTCGTCACCATCCTCTGCAAGCAAGAAAAGATTGCAATCTCCGATCATGACATACGGGTGCACCAGCgcacggcgcagcgcctcctcagcTCTTGTGCAGGCCCCTTCCTGCTGTGATGCTGATGAGATCGCTTCGTTGTTAAAGAGCTCTTTCACCTGGGAGGGGGCGTACCGCTTCAACAGCGGGATCGCTTCACCGGAGGAGCTCGGTAAGTTTTGCTGTGGATGGAACTCCCCCACGACGCAAGCGTGATCCGCGGCAGTGACGATACTGCCCGGGTACAACACCCCACCTCCTGAGCGGCAAAACggcgcgagagaggaaacGGATGACAAAGACGTTGTCCCAAACACTTCTGCGAGCGGCGGCACACTTCCACGCAAGCGCACGAGCCGAGCACCGGTGCCGTCCGTcatttgctgctgctcttctgcATCGTTGGAAAGACGGCGGCAGTCGGTGGCAAAGGCGTCATCACGATGCACCTTTACCGGTGCCAGCAAGATGAACGTCATCTTGTCTGTCGATTGCAGCCACGACACTTGGTTCTCCCGCTCCTCGTCGAAAGACAAAGGCTCGCTCTCGGTGGCCGCGAGAAGCCCCGAGTCACACATCCATTCATGGTACCGTGGCACAAATGGCGCCAGGTagggcaccagcagcaccccaTCACTGATCAGACAGACATGTTCATTGATCATTGGTGGCCAGACACGCAGCGCTGaacgaagaagagggcgagaagTCCAGCAGCAGGTAAGAAGGTGGCAGAGAGACTAATGGCAGAAGGCCTCAGGGTACATCAAGCACTCGCCCTTACGCAGTACGACCGCGAAACAAAACGAAGCGAAGCTGGCTGCCAGTCGAGAGAGGCAAAAGGGGTGTCCTTCCTTACATGTGCCCCTCCATCACAAGCAAGCAGACGCGCACAGCCACCGCTCAGCCCATCGCTGTCACACTGCACACAGCGCGGGCTAGGCCCAGGGTCACGCCCAacatcaccgcagcgcagcaacgGCGAGTAGCAGTAGGCAGATGCGCATACTCGCTGGAACGTCGACACGGTGTGTGGTGAGCTGGTCCAACTGTGATCATGGCTGCACATCTCttcggcacagcgccagcctACACCTCTCTGCCGGCGCCAAGAGCCCGCAACCGTGCCCGGAGGTAGGCAGCAGGCCGTTGACCTCCCACAAAGAGCGGGACACGGGGTCCTGAGGCCATGGTGAGGTTGACCAGCACCATCGAAGAGCACAAAAGACATGAGGGAATAAAGTCGGAGTGAATGCGCTAGAGCACGCCAATCGGCGAGAACAGCAGCAAAGTCAACTCAACGCGAGCCACTTAGGTAAAAGTTCCTTGGGTACATCATCTTCAGTGGGAGCGCAGTGAGTGACACACTGTTtggccgctctctctcccctcgcccTTTAATCTCCACGGTGCCTCTCAAGCGGGCTTTCTTCTCGTCCGCTAGCTTCTCCCGTTTGCCTTGCTTTCCTACATCTTGTTCTAATCTGGTGTATCCCTTGTCGTGCCGAGGCTGGCCATATATCAACCGGCCGGAATGTCCCGGCGAGAGTTACCAGCGTCGATGGAGCAACGAGGCGCGCATAACGTACAAGCGCGTAAGTCTACAGCGCAGCTGTGTTGttggttgttgttgttttgaTTATCGTCCCTTTCTGAAGTTCTGtcaggcgcgtgtgcgcttcgAATCCAAACGCGTGCACGCGAAAGCGACGACCAACCAGCAGAAGAGGCAAAAAAAGATGATGATGCTGAAGCGAGGCACCCACGTACACTCAGAAAAGCACCAAAGGCAAACAGAGCCAAGCAAGtaaagggggaaagggggtaTGTAAAACCCACAGCACAACACATGCAACGATGCCATATAGagcaggcagcgatgcaAGAGACATGGCACGCCTCGAAGTATAATAAAGCCCCAGTCCCTGCCCTGCCCTGCCCTTTTACCCCACAATAGCAAACGTGacagaacaacaacaacaacaacagagaaTACCCGCGAGCAGCCACAACGTCCTTCACCCGGACAGCGCTTCCCGCACACTGGCACAGGCATCATACAGCcacagacacatacacacacagacacacacatttGGGCGCCGAGAGACgacggaaaagagagaggcagctgcGGTGAAACGGtcaagcaaacaaacaaccCAACAAACAGGTGgaaaggcgaaaaaaaaacaacatTAGGGAGTATACGGGGTCCACTGGAAATATGGCGCGAAGGTGCCGGCAAACCACCCAAGCAGACACACGTTCTCTGAAAGTGAGAAGACAACGGTGTCTGGGCTGTGAAGAGGTGAGAGAGACAGGCGAGTGGACAGAagtgagggaagggggggggtgcccgGTGACACAAAGCAACATGAATGGCTATTCAAGAAactacgtgtgtgtgtgtgtgtgtatgtgtgcagcGAGTCCCATCATTTTCAGCGTCAGCACCGAGTGGTAAAGCGAATGGAGATGAGAATGGAAGAAGGAGGAGTAAGAGAAGGGGCgaggaacacacacacacacacacgcacacagagagagagagagagacagcggaAGTCGAGAGGCGGTCCCACCAGTCCCGCCTCTTCCTCAAatctgtgtgcgcgcgcatcAGCTAATATTGTGAtggaaggcagagaggcagcgatggagaTACGAAGAAGCACCAAAATGCAAAGCAAACGggaacagagaaaaaaaaagagcttCGAGTGGAATGCAGGGACAATGGGAAAGCCAAGAAGAAAtcgggagagagggcgaaaggaaaagggacTACAACAACACTAAGCAGAGCCGTGCGCTTGCCTTTtcgaagagaagagagagcagcaggagggagagcaagagaaggggaagggcTCACGACAACAGAGGGAGGGACctggcagagaaggagggaggagacatGACGGGGTGTACCCCTACAAGCACACATCTGCAGCGCTggcttctcctcttccttttttaGCCATCCGGtagtgaaaaaaaaatggcgTCGAAGAACGTGGTACATTGTGTGGCACAAAATGCCgcaacacacagagagcgagagagagacctgctgcgcctcttgCATCGTGGAGGCGGAAAGGAGGACTACACGTCTTCCCCATTCACCGCTGCATCGTCACTATCGCCATCTACAGAGAAGCTCTGCTCGAGGCTTTCCTCCACTAAGGCGCGTATCTTTTCATCGTAGGCACTGCGATTCTCTGTCAGgagccgcgccgccgctccgTTGGCGGCCGAAAGTGGGTTTGGGTCTGACAGGAGGGACTGAATAGATATCAGCAGCGTCTCTAGGTTAAGGGATGACTGCCAGTTGCCCTTCAGTGTGTCCATGCATATGTTGCCGTCGACGTAGACATTGGGGTGAAACATGCCCTTGGTGAGGAAGCGGACCTTTGGCGGCGAGAACGGGTAGTCGTCGCCGAAGATGAGGTCTAGTTTGAAGAGGCCGCCCTCCCACGGCGTGTCGCACGGGCCCGAAATCACGGCGTGCCAGTGGAAGAAGTCACCATCGACAGGCAGCGCTGTGATGTCGGAGTTGGTGCCCTCGGCCATGTTTTGTTGGAAGGTGCGGTAATCCTGCATAAGACGGCGCTGGGCTGTCGTGTGGTCCTTTAGCTGCTGGCCGCCGCCCATCTTATCCGCGAtggcgctgttgcggctCTGCCGGGCCGCCAGGTGCTCGTAAGAGGGCGACTGAAACCTAGGCTGCTCCATCGCCGTCATCGGCTCGCCTACGGGCTGTTGAGGGTGAGCCGTCTCTTGCTCGACtgtcgcggcggtggtcaTCGGGGCGTCGATAGGTGCACGCTGCGGTCCatcctcgccgtcgccggtGGTATTCCGAGTCGCGAGACGAGCTGCTTGCATGACTCGATcggggaaaagaagaggggagggagaaggggggagacggCGCTCGCACGAACGAACagcccccaaaaaaaaagaaaatgtGCTTGAGACCGCAGACAAGCCCGACAAcatgcgcggcggcagcacacgGCAAGTcacccacacgcaggcaggccgagagaaagcgagagagaacgagcgaCGGCGATTCTTGCGCTCTGTTcacgagggagagacacacTTGACAGGCTGACGCTcgcaagggggggggaggcgggacGAGAAATGAGCTCGGATGCGCGACACACGAAACGCAACTCTTCCCTGTAAATTTGATGCACGCAGTGGGTCTGTAGGCCCCAGTCACGCTATACAGTAATAAAAGAAGCCGAGATAGGGCGGTTCTTTGCGTTTGGCCCTTGTGGCCAGCGAGCGTGAGGAGCACGCGGGGAAagaggcgaggaaggggaatAAGGAGGAGAAGTGGAGGAGAGTAGAGCAGGAGGGAGGCGTAACGGACGGCTcgtaacacacacacacacgcatagggGCGTTTTCTTGCCCTGCTATCACCCCTCAGCACCTCCGGCGTAGTGGACTGGCTCTGGAACTGGTATTGGGGGAGAGGGCATCACCGGTACACACATTCGCACATCTGAGGCAGAGGTGGCCACGCAGCCGACTACCGGTAGTGATTTTCGCTGGTCGCCCACAAGGAAGCGCTCACCTGCGCTGTAGCTGAAGCGACTCTCAGGAAGGGGGGATGGGATAAGAGTCATGCGTACCTCTTCCGCAAATCATTGCACGCCTCGTGAGAGTTTGCCTTGGTACCTGCGCACTATAGTCGCACGGCTTGTTCTTCTTGCTGACCTCGCCGCCCACCTCTTCTTCCAGGGAAGACATGAGAGGAGGTCGCACAGCTCACAAATGCGACATGTGCGGATAAAGTCACCTGCAAACGCACGGCGAACCTCCCAGAGAAGAGAGTGAaacccgccgccgccgccgccctcacATGGGGTTTCTCTGCTGCCACGTCACATCACATCACCGCAAGGCACGAACACATCCGCCTCCATTAGAGAGGCAGGGACGCTCCAGAGATGCCCACTCCTTGAAAACAGAATACAGCTGAAACAACAACAGGGAAAAATGAGGGGGTCATTGATTAGGCGCGcacaagagaggaggaggaggggggggtgaccagaaaaagagagcgcgcgcgcgtcaAGGTGGAAGAAAATGAAGTGTAGTCTCCCTCTCGTGGGCGATGatgagaaaagggagaatATGCATGACTCATCAAACCGACACACAAGCAGCCAAACAACCTGAAAATGCATGAAGTGCGAGATGTAAACGAAATTGAGAGAACAAagcagaggaaggagaacaCGTATGTCTTGCGAGCATTGGTGCAGTTTCGTACGCCCATATGCGAGCGTGTCTGGGTGGGGATGCGAGAGTGCCACGACGCCTCTCTTGATAGAAGGGTAGAGTggagacagacagaggcacacgtgtgcatgcatgcatgctGTCCTTCTTAGGCAGACGAACAGCGCGCAAAATAAAGAAAAACAGACATCACAGTCCTCTTGCTCATACGCGCAGCGCACACTCTAGTCAACGTGCACGTCAACTgcatccctccctctcgcagCGAGTGagggcacgtgtgtgtgtgtgtgtgtgtgttcatGAATACTTTCGCttgcttccctcctcttccccttctctcgtTTGACTGGCAAtgcacgttttttttttttgcgcaaCGCACCGCCTCACAATCATCGGTGCGCGTCATGACACCACGGAGACCCAAGAGACAGAGAATGCGTGAGTGTACAGACGGATGTGTGTTTAGGCGTAGTAGTTGAGGTTTGTCTTCTTGCGCGCCTGCACTGCGGCCACACCCTCAACAAAGTCCTCGTGGGCCACATAGGTGCGATCATGGCGCAGAGCCAGCATGCCTGCCTCGACGCACACAGCCTTGAGCTGCGCACCATTCATGTCATCAGTACATCGGGCAAGCTCCTTGAAATTCACGTCCTTGTCGAGATTCATGCGGCGCGAATGAATCTCCAAAATGCTGGCGCGTGCTTCCTCGTCCGGCATCGGAAACTCCACCTTTCGGTCCAGACGCccactgcgcagcagcgctgggtCAAGTACATCAATACGATTAGTAGCGGCAATCACCTTCAcatcgtcgctgctgccgaagcCATCCAACTGGGAGAGCAATTCCAGCATGGTACGCTGTACCTCACGGCTGCCGTGCTTGCCCTCGTCCGATCGCTTCGAGCCGACGGCATCGAGTTCATCGATGAAGATAATGGAcggcgccttcttcttcgccagGGCAAACGCATCGCGCACAATGCGGGCACCGTCGCCGATGAACATCTGCACGAGCTGTGGCCCGGCAAGGCGCAGGATGCACGCAtctgtcgccgccgcacaggcacgcgccaGCATCGTCTTGCCTGTGCCGGGCGACCCGTACAGCAGTACACCCTTTGGAGGCTGGATGCCGATCTTCTCGAACTGTTCCTTGTGTGTAATGGGCATCACCACAGCTTCAATTAGCTCGTTGATTTGCTTGTCCAGCCCACCAACATCTGTGTATTTCTCCTTGGGCTTTTCATCGATCTCCATAGCCTTGACACGGCTGTCATAGTCTGGCGGCAGCTTGTCGAGCACTAGAAACGTGTCCTTGTTCACTCCTACAAGATCCTCCGGCGACAGCCTCTCCGCGTCGACGAGGCCGGCCACGGGCAAAAACACAGTGTAGCGATTCGTCGTCTTCACCACAGCACTCTTCTGCTTCCGCTCAGGTTTCTTGCGGCCGACCGCCAGCTCCTCggcctcgtcctcgtcgtcgcttAAGTCGAGCACCTCGGCGATGCTCGCGACGAGGTAAGGCAGGCGGTTGTTCTCCTTGATACGCTTCTTCCCCATCTCCACGTCCCGCTTGAGGGTGATCAACTCCTGCTTGGATCGGTTCTCGAAGCTGCGGAGCGTCTGTGTCTCCTGGTGCAGGTTGCGGGCACGTGTGCGCAGCTGGTCGTTCGTGAGGGTGTCCAGCTCATTCAGCTCTGCCTCGCTGAtgttctgtagcttccgcttctcggcggcctcctcctgcgcctgcgcgtaGGCGCGCGCCTCCGATACTTCCTTCGCGGACGGCATGAATCCCTCCCGAAACAGCAGAAGTGCCGTTCGACGAGGTGAGTTGCTCGTGCAGCCTTGCACTTTCTCAGAGATCTCTGACAAGTACTTCCAACGCTTCGAGTAGCCCTTCAGTGCTCACGTCTGCAAGAAGAATAGGGGAAGATGGAAGGGCAATACGGAGCGAGAGCTTCACACACTCATCCACGAGGGAGAGATGTACACAGAGAGCCAAGTAGCAATGGATGGGGTCACTGTGCTGATACCTgtaaaaaggaaaggagaggggggggtactGGATGCGCCTTCCAACCGCGGCCACAAATGCCAATAACAATAATAAGTTAAACCTGGTGGATGCACGCGACTCGTCTGTGTGTTTTCCTCGCCTATACTTCCTTCGTGTAAGAAGATCAAATGGCTTCGAAACAGGGCCCCGTTGTGCACAGTGGCGTTTCCTAGTGTGGCTGATGTTTGCTGTTTTGTGTCCAAGAGggacaggaggagggggaggggggcagagcagcaccggcagcagcaaaggaGAGCGAACATGTCAGCCGAAGTGAAGAataaaaaggaaaggagagaggagatgcggCGCAGTAGGTGAGACAGTCCTAAGCAgggggcggagagagagcgtgtgtgtgcgcgcgtcaGACGCGCGGGGCGCAGGCAGGAACTGCGTCACGGCGGTATCCGTGAAaacgcggcggcagaggcatGAAAATGCCGCATGGATTACTGACTTGGCTGATCGCCTGGCTTTTTGTGTTCGTCGGTCTCACCCAAAATGTCCAGAATGAGTAATCGAGGCAGACAGCGGCAACAGAGCGCGCTAGGAGGcacgagagcgagagcaaCTGCAATTCGTATTCCAATctcaaaaagaaaaatgaaCAAAAGACGCACAGCGGAAAGCGCCAGGACGGGAGCGCGACACCGCCTCTGCCCCCCACCCAACTTGAAGCTCTGGTGACGCAAGCGCGAGGGGTAGGCACACTGTATAGAGAAGCGGGACTACagagcaaagaggagagaagttCGGTAGGTAGGGGGGAAGGTGTAAGCCTGCTGTGCACCCTCCCAGCCTCTCCTGTTCTCTTTCCCTACAACCCGCACGCGTGCATGTCGGTGTGCTGCCTACCAGTGAAGTGCGTACTCCTACACAGGGAGAGCAAGATGAATGATGAAGGTATGTAGGTGCACCTGCTAGCATCGATGGTGCCACCACGCAAAGAATAGGTCCAAGTTTATGCAGCGCGT
This genomic window contains:
- a CDS encoding ubiquitin-conjugating enzyme-like protein, which produces MQAARLATRNTTGDGEDGPQRAPIDAPMTTAATVEQETAHPQQPVGEPMTAMEQPRFQSPSYEHLAARQSRNSAIADKMGGGQQLKDHTTAQRRLMQDYRTFQQNMAEGTNSDITALPVDGDFFHWHAVISGPCDTPWEGGLFKLDLIFGDDYPFSPPKVRFLTKGMFHPNVYVDGNICMDTLKGNWQSSLNLETLLISIQSLLSDPNPLSAANGAAARLLTENRSAYDEKIRALVEESLEQSFSVDGDSDDAAVNGEDV
- a CDS encoding putative proteasome regulatory ATPase subunit 5, translated to MPSAKEVSEARAYAQAQEEAAEKRKLQNISEAELNELDTLTNDQLRTRARNLHQETQTLRSFENRSKQELITLKRDVEMGKKRIKENNRLPYLVASIAEVLDLSDDEDEAEELAVGRKKPERKQKSAVVKTTNRYTVFLPVAGLVDAERLSPEDLVGVNKDTFLVLDKLPPDYDSRVKAMEIDEKPKEKYTDVGGLDKQINELIEAVVMPITHKEQFEKIGIQPPKGVLLYGSPGTGKTMLARACAAATDACILRLAGPQLVQMFIGDGARIVRDAFALAKKKAPSIIFIDELDAVGSKRSDEGKHGSREVQRTMLELLSQLDGFGSSDDVKVIAATNRIDVLDPALLRSGRLDRKVEFPMPDEEARASILEIHSRRMNLDKDVNFKELARCTDDMNGAQLKAVCVEAGMLALRHDRTYVAHEDFVEGVAAVQARKKTNLNYYA